GCCTACGCTGCGCTGGGCGCTTTCCCCCTCGTTATCATTACCGGCCAGAAGCCCATCAAGGTCTCGAAGCAGGCCCAGTTTCAAATCGTCGATGTGGTCGCGCTCTTCACCCCTTTATGCAAAATGGCAAAGCAGATCGTGAACGGTAATCGCATTCCGTCCTTAATTCGCGAGGGTTTCCGAAGGGCGCAGGAAGAACGACCCGGCGCAGTACTGCTGGAGTTGCCCGAGGATATCGCGGAGGAAAAAACGTCGGAACCCGTCGTTGCGCCTCACCCGCGTCACTATGCCGTGGCGGGCGATGCCGCGCTCGATGAAGCGGCCGAGCGGATCGTCGCCGCCGAACGCCCACTCCTTCTGGTGGGAGCCGGAGCCAACCGGCGCAGCGCCTGCAAAGCGCTCCGCAAGTTCGTTGACAATACCCAGTTTCCGTTCTTCGATACTCAGATGGGCAAGGGGGTGCTCGACGAAGCGAGTCCGCTCTATCTCGGCACCGCGGCGCTGTCCTCCGACGACTATGTTCATTGCGCCATCGAGCGCGCCGATCTGATCGTCAATATCGGTCATGACGTTGTCGAAAAGCCACCCTTCTTCATGGAGCCCGGCGGGCAAACCGTCATTCACATCAATTACAAGGCCGCCGAGGTCGATCAGGTCTATTTTCCGCAGCTGGAGGTTATCGGCGATATTGCCGGGTCGGTGGAACGTCTGGGAGAGCGGCTTCGCGGAAAGCGACCGTGCGACCTGACAGCATATGCCGGTGTGCACGAAGAAATCGCCGCGCATATCCGTCGCGGCAGTGACGATGCACGGTTCCCGGTCATACCCCAGCGCGTTGTCGCCGATGTGCGCAAGGTCATGGGGCGGGACGACATCGTGGCGCTCGATAATGGTATCTACAAGATCTGGTTCGCCCGCAATTACATCGCGCATGAGCCCAACACCATTCTGGTCGACAACGCACTGGCGACTATGGGAGCCGGGCTGCCCTCGGCCATGATGGCGGCGATGCTCTCGCCAGAACGCCGTGTGCTGGCCGTTTGCGGCGATGGCGGGTTCATGATGAATTCGCAGGAAGTGGAAACCGCGGTTCGGCTTGGCCTCAATCTGGTTGTGCTCATTCTCAACGATGCCGCTTACGGGATGATCCGGTGGAAGCAGGAGCAACTTGGCTTTCCCGATTACGGTCTGAGCTTCGCCAACCCCGACTTTGTCACCTACGCGAAAAGTTATGGCGCCACGGGCCACCGGATCGACAGCAGCCAAGCACTGGTTCCGACCTTGAGCGAGGCGTTCGAAAGCGGCGGCGTTCACTTAGTGGATCTGCCGGTAGATTACTCCGAGAACCGCAAAGTTCTGATCGATGAGCTGAGCGCGATGGAGTGCCCCCAATGACCTGGCAGGTCCTCAATCCTTACGACCAGAAGTGCATCGGCAGCGTGGACCTGGTCGACTGGTCGAAGATCGATTGCTGGCTCGACGAGGCGCGTGCGTTGCACGAAGACCGGCAGGCCTGGATTCCGGTTCACGAGCGGATTGCCATCTTGCAGCGTGCGAGCTCGCTCATGCACGAGCGTGCAGAGAGCCTCGCAATGCAGATCGCGCGCGAGGGCGGAAAACCGCTTGTCGACGCCCGTGCGGAAACGAGCCGCGCCGTTCAGAGCGTCGAACTCTGCGCGCATGAACTGTTCGCGAGCGGCGGACGCCAGATTCCGATGGAGCTGACCGAGGCGGGCGCAGGCCGAACAGCCTACACCTTTCGGGAGCCGATCGGGCCGGTGGTCGCGATTTCGGCGTTCAACCATCCCCTTAATCTGATCGCCCATCAGGTTGGCCCCGCTGTCGCGACGGGATGTCCCGTTTTGGTGAAACCGGCCAAGGATACTCCGTTGTCCTGCAAGAGTTTCGTGGAAATCCTGTACGAGGCAGGCCTAGACGAACGCTGGTGCCGCTTCGTGCCCTGCACGGACGATGTCGCCGAACAAATGGTCACGGATCCGCGAACGGCGTTCTTCTCCTTCATCGGCTCAGCCAAGGTAGGCTGGATGCTCCGTTCGAGGCTCGCACCCGGTACACGTGTGGCGCTGGAACATGGGGGCGCGGCCCCGGTCATCGTCGATGAGAATATACCACGCGAAAACGTCATTCCGTCGCTCCTGAAAGGGGGGTTTTATCATTCCGGTCAGGTCTGCGTATCGGTCCAGCGGGTGTTCGTTCCGCGTGCCGAACTGCCGGACTTCGCTGCCGCGCTCGCTGCGGGCGCAAAGGCACTGAAGGTGGGGGACCCCACCAACGAGGAAACTCAGTGCGGTCCTCTCATTCGCCCTGCCGAGGTCGACCGGATCGAAGCCTGGGTCGCGGCCGCCGTCGAGAGCGGCGCCGAGCTAGCCGCAGGTGGCAAGCGCATCGGCCCGACGCTGTATCATCCCACCGTTCTTATCGATCCGCCTCGCGCCGCCAAGGTCTCGCGAGAGGAGGTGTTCGGGCCCGTTGTGTGCCTCTACGGATACGACAGTATCGATGCAGCCATTTCCCAGGCGAACGAGCTGCCTTATTCCTTTCAGGCCGCCGTATTTACCGAGCGACAGCACATTGCCGATTATTGCGTCGAGCGCCTGTCGGGCTCCACAGTGCTGGTCAACGACCATACCGCCTTCCGAGTCGACTGGATGCCCTTCGCAGGTCGACGGCACTCCGGTCTCGGAACAGGCGGTATCGGATATACAATGTCCGATATGAGCCCGGAAAAGATGGTGATAACGAGGAGCTCGTCCGGCCTCGATTAGCATCGGCTGCAATCAAACCGACGAATCACACCGCTTTCAGCGCGCTTCTGCCTCTGACAGCTTTCAAGTTTTGAGCGAAGATACCAAGGCTGTGCCGGTTGCGCTCGGAGTTGCCCGGTACAGGCGCAAGCTGCGCCAGCGCCGTGTTCACTGCCGGCATCCCGCCCGCGCATTACCGCGGTGGATCAGTGATCGGGGTCGCTAGCCGGAGGATGCGTCGGTATCAGCTGATCGTCGCATTCGGTCGCGAGGCATGCCTCGAGGGTTGCGTGAGCGATGCCGAACTTTTCCAGCAGCATATCCCTTATCGGTTGTTTGAGCTTCTCGAACGCCTGAAGTGAGGATGTCGAGGGAGTGAGATGTACTTCCAGAGCGGCGGTGCTCGCCCAGGTTCCAGACATGAACATGATGCACGCCAGCGATGCCATCGTGCTCCTGCAGGGCGCGAACGATCTGATCGAACTCCACTTCATCAGGCACGGCTCCCATCAGCAGGCGAACCGTCCTCGGCATCAGCGACAGACCCTGCCAGATCACATAGCCAGCAATAACCACGGTGATGATCAGGTCCGCGAGGTAGAAATCGTACAGGAGAATCAGAACCCCTGCCGCGATCACGCCAACGGAATCCATCGCGTCAGAAACGTTGTGAAGGAACGCCGCCTTCATGTTTATGCTGTGGCCTGCGCCGCGATGTGTGATGAAGGCGGTGACGAGATCGATCACCAAAGCAATTCCCGCCACGCCAATAACGGTCCAGCCCTCAACAGACTGCGGATTGGCAAAGCGATTGATGGCCTCCACGAGCAGGTAAAAGCCGATGATGAGCAGCGTGGTCAGGTTGATGAGCGCTGCAACGACTTCCCTCTGGGTATAGCCGAAGGTCATGAGCATCGATCGGTTGCAAGCCCCGCCACGGGGCGGGCAGCGTCAGCAAAGCGAAGACCGCAACGATCGCGAGATAAGGTAGCGCCTGAACCGAGACGGCCTCCTTATCGACCGCAACGTAATGCGTTCGCCGATGCTGCTCGTGGTTCTTTCCCGCTTCGTGTAAGCCGGATTTGCGGGTCGCAAAGTAGGCGGTAGCCACCATGAGCGGAATGGCGAGAACGTTCGAACCCAGAATTGCGCCCAACCCGATGTCCGATACGCCGCGCGCAGCACTCGTGACGTTGATGCCTATTTCTGGCGAGGCGGCAACGATACCCAGAAAGGAACCGCCTGCGGCGACCGAATAGCCCCATTGCTTGCGAAGCTTCTTGAGCGGGCCGGACAGCCGTTCCGAGCCCCAGTGCGCTGCCCAGACGGCGGCGAGAAGGACCGCTGCCCAGACTGCCGTCACTTTTTCCCGAAACCCTGGTGTTCGGTGCCCCTCTCCTCGTGAATGTCCATGTGCGCATCGCGAAGGATCTCGACACCGCCATAGAGCGCAATGCACGCAACCGCGACGCCGACCACAAGGTCTGGCCAGTTGGCGCCGGTGAAAAGCACGATGACACCGGCAATAATGATGCCGCCGTTAGCCACGAAATCGTTGAAACTGAAAGTGGTCGCCGCGCGCAGGTTCACATCGCGGTTCTTCAGCTTCTTGAGCAGGTAGAGCGAGAGAAGGTTCACGACCGCAGCCACGGCAGCCATCGCCATCATCATTACGCCGGCAGGTTCGGATCCCTCGAGAAAGCGCCTTACGGCATCGAGCACGACGCCGACCGCAAAGATCAGCAGCATGATACCGGAAACACGTGCCGCGCCTCGCTTCCACACCCGCGAGCGGGTGAGTGCGAGGAGACTCAGGCCATAGACGACGGCGTCAGATGTATTGTCCAGTCCGTTCGCGATCAGCGCGTTGGAGTCGCCGATTGCGCCGGTAATGAAGAAGCCAACCGCAATGGCAAGATTGAGCCAGAGCACGATCCACAGGGTCCGGCGCTTGTCGGCCGAGCCGAGGTCAAGGTTCGTTTCGCTCATGGGGCTTCACCTTCGCCTGCCGGACCGGTCCATGCCCACAGTTCGGCGCTTCCTCCGGCTCCCGGCTCGAAAAAGCGCACCTCGGCCGGCGGGAAGAGAGCATCGGACAGCTCTGTTGCCCATTCGTCCCAGTCTCTCGTGCCGATGACCGCAATACGGCCGAACTGCTCCTTGTGCTTCACATCGAAGCGGAGGTCGCGCCAGATGCCGCCGACATCCCGGCCCGAGAAATCCGGAGCGAGCTCGATGACCATCGGCACCGCTCTCCGCTTGCGCACAGCAATGCGCTCGAACAGGGGCACGAAGCGGTCGTAGTCCGAGCTTTCGAGGGTTGCTCCAGCTCTGACCCGGATCAGCCCATTCCCTTCTACTATATCCAGCACAACAGCCTCTTCGGTCGGATTTCTTGAGCCCCTTCCTTTATGTAACCTCTCGCAATTCGTCGCGTTCCTCCCCCGTGACATTGCGGCGCAGGCGATCCCACCATTTCTCACGCCAGCTGCGCTCATCGTCGGAACGATGCAGCACGAGCCGCGCGATCGCAGGCAGGACGAACAGGGTCAGAATGGTTGCGGTAATCAGCCCTCCGATGACGACGGTGGCCAGCGGACGCTGCACTTCGGCACCGGTACCGGTCGCGATCGCCATCGGCACGAAGCCGAGCGAAGCGACCAGCGCGGTCATCAGCACGGGGCGCATCCGCGCCATGGCGCCCTCCTCGATCGCCTCGTCGAGAGCCATGCCCTTCTCGAGACGCTGCCGGATGGCCGTCATCATGACGAGCCCGTTGAGCACCGCTACGCCCGAAAGCGCGATGAAGCCCACTGCCGCCGATACCGAGAAGGGCAGCCCCCTCAGCGCGAGCGCAAAGATGCCACCCGCCAGCGCC
This is a stretch of genomic DNA from Aurantiacibacter arachoides. It encodes these proteins:
- a CDS encoding acetolactate synthase large subunit, whose translation is MKASDLLVAALEAEGVEYIFAVPGEENLDLLESLRTSSIRLIVTRHEQGAGFMAATYGRLTGKPGVCLATLGPGATNLTTPAAYAALGAFPLVIITGQKPIKVSKQAQFQIVDVVALFTPLCKMAKQIVNGNRIPSLIREGFRRAQEERPGAVLLELPEDIAEEKTSEPVVAPHPRHYAVAGDAALDEAAERIVAAERPLLLVGAGANRRSACKALRKFVDNTQFPFFDTQMGKGVLDEASPLYLGTAALSSDDYVHCAIERADLIVNIGHDVVEKPPFFMEPGGQTVIHINYKAAEVDQVYFPQLEVIGDIAGSVERLGERLRGKRPCDLTAYAGVHEEIAAHIRRGSDDARFPVIPQRVVADVRKVMGRDDIVALDNGIYKIWFARNYIAHEPNTILVDNALATMGAGLPSAMMAAMLSPERRVLAVCGDGGFMMNSQEVETAVRLGLNLVVLILNDAAYGMIRWKQEQLGFPDYGLSFANPDFVTYAKSYGATGHRIDSSQALVPTLSEAFESGGVHLVDLPVDYSENRKVLIDELSAMECPQ
- a CDS encoding aldehyde dehydrogenase family protein; translated protein: MTWQVLNPYDQKCIGSVDLVDWSKIDCWLDEARALHEDRQAWIPVHERIAILQRASSLMHERAESLAMQIAREGGKPLVDARAETSRAVQSVELCAHELFASGGRQIPMELTEAGAGRTAYTFREPIGPVVAISAFNHPLNLIAHQVGPAVATGCPVLVKPAKDTPLSCKSFVEILYEAGLDERWCRFVPCTDDVAEQMVTDPRTAFFSFIGSAKVGWMLRSRLAPGTRVALEHGGAAPVIVDENIPRENVIPSLLKGGFYHSGQVCVSVQRVFVPRAELPDFAAALAAGAKALKVGDPTNEETQCGPLIRPAEVDRIEAWVAAAVESGAELAAGGKRIGPTLYHPTVLIDPPRAAKVSREEVFGPVVCLYGYDSIDAAISQANELPYSFQAAVFTERQHIADYCVERLSGSTVLVNDHTAFRVDWMPFAGRRHSGLGTGGIGYTMSDMSPEKMVITRSSSGLD
- a CDS encoding cation diffusion facilitator family transporter, which encodes MTFGYTQREVVAALINLTTLLIIGFYLLVEAINRFANPQSVEGWTVIGVAGIALVIDLVTAFITHRGAGHSINMKAAFLHNVSDAMDSVGVIAAGVLILLYDFYLADLIITVVIAGYVIWQGLSLMPRTVRLLMGAVPDEVEFDQIVRALQEHDGIAGVHHVHVWNLGEHRRSGSTSHSLDILTSGVREAQTTDKGYAAGKVRHRSRNPRGMPRDRMRRSADTDASSG
- a CDS encoding cation diffusion facilitator family transporter, coding for MSETNLDLGSADKRRTLWIVLWLNLAIAVGFFITGAIGDSNALIANGLDNTSDAVVYGLSLLALTRSRVWKRGAARVSGIMLLIFAVGVVLDAVRRFLEGSEPAGVMMMAMAAVAAVVNLLSLYLLKKLKNRDVNLRAATTFSFNDFVANGGIIIAGVIVLFTGANWPDLVVGVAVACIALYGGVEILRDAHMDIHEERGTEHQGFGKK
- a CDS encoding STAS/SEC14 domain-containing protein — encoded protein: MLDIVEGNGLIRVRAGATLESSDYDRFVPLFERIAVRKRRAVPMVIELAPDFSGRDVGGIWRDLRFDVKHKEQFGRIAVIGTRDWDEWATELSDALFPPAEVRFFEPGAGGSAELWAWTGPAGEGEAP